The genomic segment cctctgtaatctaggactcaaaatgtcgtagaaTGTAGCAACCTCTAGATTCtgagactgatttaaaaaggtttgtcatcatttcgcctaaagttaaacttgaaaaactTGACGTGGTGGCCtttgagacattagtttgattttaacaatcaaataatatatatatatattttacgataaaccggaagtaatgccaacgtcgctcccggcttattactttatcctaaatgaattacaattcttatttcatacataatcgctacacAGCAGTCACCATCCTGCTTCCTCACACCGCGGTGGAATCAAAAGCTAGATTTGGGTGTACTGTTCATAacaccacattaaaaaaacaaatgcggcAGGCGGGTACCTCTTGAGGTGCGCCATGAGGTACCGCAGCGACTCGCAGTGAGCCGGCGGCAGTAGCTTCAGGGCCTCGTGGAGGGATTCCAGACGCTTTTCTGGGTCAGTGATCTCTGCAATGAGCAAATGGAAGAACACCAATAAAGACTTTAAACATGTTGTCATGGAAAGCATTTGGGGGGCCTACTTGCAGACTCGATGAAGCGTGGGTAGGCATCGTATGTGATGAGGGGAATGGGCAGTTCTCTGAAGTAAAGCTTAAGCGCGCCAGTGATGATGTTGATGTCATCATATACGCTTGATGAGATATCCGCCTTCTCGCCATCTGCGGACACAACGCAGTCAGAGGGAAGGGCCTCAACACGGAGTTTATTTGAGAGTTTAGCAGTGATTCTCACCTCTATCAAACGCTAGCTTGACGTCTTCAACTAGCTCGCTGAAGCCGGATATTCTATACAAACCTTCCGACTGGAGACCTGAAGAACGGCGTGCggccacagttaaaaaaaagacagtcaTCTGATTAAGGCTATGTTCACATTGCAGGGTATGATacccaattcagattttttattattattattttttttattcaacctttatttaacgAGGTAGAAGACTGGTTTGAatcagaacatctcttttgcaatggtaaCCTGGCCAAGAACGCAGCAAGTTAAACATCAAGTACATATCAATATCAACATgttcttatatttatcagttctaaagcatcttcttttcgccactgactgttttctgctccttcatTGTGACATTTCGCGCCTCTTGATAACTTGAAGGTCAGATGAGTGCCACCTGAGCGTCCAGACTGCACTCGCAGTAGACACGTGATTTATATCCACACATGAAAGACGCCTTggtcagatttgaaaaaaatctgaattgtactgttcacgttgaactgaaaaaaaatgcactatatGTCACAtataagcaaaaaaataataatctgaatgAAAGTGTTTACATAGGCTTAGTCAGCTCTCGGACGCCACTCACCTCTGGCCTCAATTTCCTGGATGCACATGTCGACCACCATGGGCCTTTTGGTGTTGTGCGCTTTGACCAGTGTGGTCAGGTCGCAGCTGTACACCTTCTTGACATGACGCAGGTCTGGCTGGCAGTCATTGGGCACGACCTTTGAGCACTGCTTGTGGACGTTCAACCCGCAGTCTGGCACATTCGAGAGGTTTATTTtagtgtgtgcacgtgtgtgtgtgtttgtgtgtgcacgccAGAGGTGAGGGACttaagtcacatgacttgactccaGGCAGACTTAATTCGCCTATTTTAGGACAGTaatgacatactgtaattaaacaaaatgttaagaattaaaatagtttttgtcaccttttgctTCAATTAAATGGAGATTATGTTCCTCCTTCTGGTATGCGCACCTCATTGCTCATTAAGCCtcactaatattagtcatccttcacagaggataaaacatatatgcctgtgagttttgTTATATTTACTGTCTGTGTGTTgcttcaccatttgtgttcaaatatcaatttCTTAAAGGGTTTTAACAAGCCACCTAGATGCGATTTGCCATTCGTAAGCCCGTCTACGGCGTTTACCACTATGTTTTGTATGTTGTGTGTATGTTAAATACAGAACGTGTAGTTctctttatgtttagtttgagagtaaacttcaactaagAGTGGAAATATACATCTTGAAGTCTCTTTACCACTCCTCCATCGAGGGAGCTCTAAAgattattacatttggattcCAGGATTATGCTTGTTgataaaatggagaaaaagaaaacggcAAAATGCAGACGACAACTACAATGACTTCTAACTTTCTTGGTCACtataaaactcacaaagacaggtaagctaCGTTAACCTCACAGTTTGGCTAACTGTTTAATAAACTGTATGTCGGTTATGGGGTTAAttgagaagacaacaaaaagaccagtgattctccaagtatggttaaaaaaaaacacaggtggTACACGGGCCCCCTCTAAtggtacgcaaaagaatcactgtccaagtgcagttcagttgtatttaagtaTCAGTCCTTTTATTTTACTATGTTTAAGCacagtgctaatgttcaaactacacAAT from the Phycodurus eques isolate BA_2022a chromosome 1, UOR_Pequ_1.1, whole genome shotgun sequence genome contains:
- the LOC133413815 gene encoding N-chimaerin isoform X2, which codes for MRRFTTLSFCLRHQVHTFRGPHWCEYCANFMWGLIAQGVKCADCGLNVHKQCSKVVPNDCQPDLRHVKKVYSCDLTTLVKAHNTKRPMVVDMCIQEIEARGLQSEGLYRISGFSELVEDVKLAFDRDGEKADISSSVYDDINIITGALKLYFRELPIPLITYDAYPRFIESAKITDPEKRLESLHEALKLLPPAHCESLRYLMAHLKRVTQYEKENLMSSENLGIVFGPTLMRSPDLDAMTALNDIRYQRLVVEMLITNEDVLF